A single region of the Alteriqipengyuania flavescens genome encodes:
- a CDS encoding sensor histidine kinase: MRPRRELPIVPLILAAIGAVAVGVASEQAWLALVVFGLWACTFWLVPVQAVETQSKRSDLSLTQDNVRRLLDNMATPLLLVDERRIVIANAAAREILGQHVVGQDPRIGLRHPAAVALLDSSEGGTDMITGLTGRKSVWQMTRQSVDGRFWLIELLNRTIEADVSRAHTDFVANASHELRTPLANIIGYVETLLDTDGEIDPAMQDKFLGTTLREARRLQALVSDLMSLSRVEAEKHELPEQSIDLVETVRKAASESGKIEQRHRVKVSLPDAPMIIRGDRQQLEQLVRNLVDNALKYGGEDQPVSVVLTGDGSRASLRVVDRGEGIASDHLPHLTRRFYRTDPGRSRAAGGTGLGLAIVKHIVERHRGRLDIDSKQGEGTTVSVRLPLL; the protein is encoded by the coding sequence ATGCGCCCTCGCCGCGAATTGCCGATCGTCCCGCTGATCCTCGCCGCCATCGGCGCGGTGGCAGTCGGTGTCGCTTCGGAACAGGCGTGGCTGGCACTCGTGGTGTTCGGCTTGTGGGCCTGCACGTTCTGGCTGGTACCGGTGCAGGCGGTAGAAACCCAGTCGAAGCGCAGCGACCTCAGCCTGACGCAGGACAATGTCCGCCGCCTGCTCGACAACATGGCAACCCCGCTGCTGCTGGTGGACGAGCGGCGCATCGTGATCGCCAACGCCGCTGCGCGCGAGATTCTCGGCCAGCATGTCGTCGGGCAGGATCCGCGCATCGGCCTGCGCCATCCCGCCGCGGTCGCCCTTCTCGATTCGAGCGAGGGCGGGACCGACATGATCACCGGCCTGACCGGCCGCAAGAGCGTGTGGCAGATGACGCGCCAGTCGGTAGACGGGCGGTTCTGGCTGATCGAGCTGCTCAACCGCACGATCGAGGCCGACGTCAGCCGCGCGCATACCGATTTCGTCGCCAATGCCAGCCACGAGCTGCGCACCCCGCTTGCCAACATCATCGGCTATGTCGAGACGCTGCTGGATACCGACGGCGAGATCGATCCCGCGATGCAGGACAAGTTCCTCGGCACCACCCTGCGCGAGGCGCGGCGGCTGCAGGCACTGGTCAGCGATCTCATGTCGCTGTCCCGCGTGGAGGCGGAAAAGCACGAACTGCCCGAACAGTCGATCGACCTGGTCGAGACGGTCCGCAAGGCGGCTAGCGAAAGCGGCAAGATCGAACAGCGCCACCGGGTCAAGGTTTCGCTGCCGGATGCGCCCATGATCATTCGCGGCGATCGGCAGCAGCTGGAACAGCTGGTGCGCAACCTCGTCGACAATGCGCTGAAATACGGCGGAGAGGACCAACCTGTCTCGGTCGTACTGACCGGGGATGGCAGCCGCGCCAGCCTGCGCGTGGTCGACCGGGGCGAAGGGATTGCCAGTGACCATTTGCCGCACCTCACCCGCCGGTTCTACCGCACCGATCCGGGGCGCAGCCGCGCTGCGGGCGGTACCGGCCTCGGCCTCGCGATCGTCAAGCATATCGTCGAGCGCCATCGCGGCCGGCTCGATATCGACAGCAAACAGGGTGAAGGCACCACCGTTTCCGTGCGGCTGCCCCTTCTCTGA
- a CDS encoding porin, whose translation MRRSLLAGALLAGTVLSPTVAQAQDATAPTDAEIIAEMRAELAALRAREDELEGRTQAAESSIAAQAEGQQEIRTAIAEVEAAPTTITAFKGAPQVSSDSGWTFKPRGRVMVDAGTISAPEGIDDGFGSTLRRVRLGVQGDMPGGFGYKLEADFAGNEVDLTDAFLSYEDGGFEVRAGQFNNFQSLEELTSGLHTSFIERAAFTDAFGFRRKVGVGGQWSGGDVLVQAGAFADNSETLPDGSRSYDARIVFMPKTSFGQLHLGASVHQTDLDNGETVRYRQRPLVNFTAVRPVNTGSLAATGEFGYGAEAALISGPFHFAGEAFCQQPELVAAASDPTFFGGYVEAGVFLTPGDSRGYKGGTFDRIKPSSPVGEGGFGAVQFNVRYDRLDLSDDGIVGGTQDGYYASLVWSPTAYTRLMLNYGRLEYGDAAVPAANGDRDYAIDVFGARAQVDF comes from the coding sequence ATGCGTCGTTCGCTTCTTGCCGGGGCGCTGCTTGCCGGTACCGTCCTGTCGCCGACCGTCGCCCAGGCACAGGATGCCACTGCGCCCACCGATGCCGAGATCATCGCCGAGATGCGCGCCGAACTCGCCGCCCTACGCGCCCGTGAGGACGAGCTGGAAGGCCGCACCCAGGCCGCCGAAAGCAGCATCGCCGCGCAGGCGGAAGGCCAGCAGGAAATCCGCACCGCCATCGCGGAAGTCGAAGCCGCGCCGACCACGATCACTGCTTTCAAGGGTGCGCCGCAAGTCTCCTCCGACAGTGGCTGGACCTTCAAGCCCCGCGGCCGCGTGATGGTGGACGCCGGGACCATCTCCGCCCCCGAAGGGATCGACGACGGTTTCGGCAGCACGCTGCGCCGTGTCCGCCTGGGCGTCCAGGGCGATATGCCGGGCGGCTTCGGCTACAAGTTGGAAGCCGACTTCGCCGGAAACGAAGTCGACCTGACGGATGCCTTCCTGTCCTACGAGGATGGCGGGTTCGAAGTTCGCGCCGGCCAGTTCAACAATTTCCAGTCGTTGGAAGAGCTGACGAGCGGCCTCCACACCTCCTTCATCGAGCGCGCCGCCTTCACCGACGCCTTCGGCTTCCGCCGCAAGGTCGGGGTCGGCGGGCAGTGGTCCGGCGGTGACGTGTTGGTCCAGGCCGGTGCCTTTGCCGACAACAGCGAGACCCTGCCCGACGGCAGCCGGTCTTACGACGCCCGCATCGTCTTCATGCCGAAGACGTCGTTCGGCCAGCTGCACCTCGGCGCGTCGGTCCACCAGACCGATCTCGATAACGGCGAGACGGTCCGTTATCGCCAGCGTCCGCTGGTGAACTTCACCGCCGTGCGCCCGGTCAACACCGGCTCGCTCGCGGCGACCGGCGAGTTCGGTTATGGCGCGGAAGCGGCCCTGATCAGCGGCCCGTTCCATTTTGCGGGCGAAGCTTTCTGCCAGCAGCCGGAGCTCGTCGCCGCCGCATCCGACCCGACTTTCTTCGGCGGCTATGTCGAAGCCGGCGTGTTCCTGACCCCGGGCGATTCGCGCGGCTACAAGGGCGGCACGTTCGACCGGATCAAGCCGTCCAGCCCCGTCGGTGAAGGCGGTTTCGGCGCGGTCCAGTTCAATGTCCGCTACGACCGGCTCGACCTGTCGGACGACGGGATCGTGGGCGGCACGCAGGATGGCTATTACGCCTCGCTCGTCTGGTCGCCGACCGCCTACACCCGCCTGATGCTGAATTACGGCCGCCTCGAATATGGCGATGCCGCCGTGCCCGCCGCCAATGGTGACCGCGACTATGCCATCGATGTCTTCGGTGCCCGCGCGCAGGTCGATTTCTGA
- a CDS encoding substrate-binding domain-containing protein: MKFVLRTSLLAVAAVSLAACGSSSDSRDNVRAVGSSTVLPFAKKVAEEYARANPELKAPIIESNGTGGGIELFCAGVGTQHPDIANASRRMKASEFETCQKNGVTEITEIEVGLDGIAFAAAKDGIDIALTPEQVYMALAANPYGKKQTATKWSDIDPSLPDIDILVYGPPETSGTSDALKELILMPGCKSNADMAAMKESDEERYEEICTSLRTDGAYSKQGEQDNLIVKKLAQTPNAIGVFGYSYLEENLGSLKGIAMNGVEPTYVNIADFSYPGARPLFIYVKKQHIGAIPGLEGFLAQWGQMWGKDGPLTSIGLIANPDDKGADMTSRLTALPTLDGTELK; encoded by the coding sequence ATGAAATTCGTACTTCGTACTTCCCTGCTGGCTGTCGCCGCAGTGTCCCTCGCCGCTTGCGGTTCCAGCAGCGATTCGCGCGACAATGTCCGCGCCGTCGGTTCCTCGACTGTCCTGCCCTTCGCCAAGAAAGTGGCCGAGGAATATGCCCGCGCCAATCCCGAGTTGAAGGCCCCGATCATCGAATCGAACGGCACGGGCGGCGGCATCGAGCTGTTCTGCGCCGGCGTGGGCACCCAGCACCCCGACATCGCCAACGCTTCGCGCCGGATGAAGGCGAGCGAATTCGAAACCTGCCAGAAGAACGGCGTGACCGAGATCACCGAGATCGAAGTCGGCCTGGACGGAATCGCCTTTGCCGCTGCCAAGGACGGCATCGACATCGCTCTGACGCCGGAGCAGGTGTACATGGCGCTGGCCGCCAACCCCTATGGCAAGAAGCAGACCGCGACCAAGTGGTCCGACATCGACCCCTCGCTACCCGACATCGACATCCTCGTCTACGGTCCGCCGGAAACCTCCGGCACCAGCGATGCGCTGAAGGAACTGATCCTGATGCCGGGCTGCAAGTCCAATGCCGACATGGCAGCCATGAAGGAAAGCGATGAAGAGCGTTACGAGGAAATCTGCACCTCGCTGCGCACCGACGGCGCCTATTCGAAGCAGGGCGAGCAGGACAACCTGATCGTCAAGAAACTGGCCCAGACACCGAATGCGATCGGCGTGTTCGGTTACTCCTACCTCGAAGAGAACCTCGGTTCGCTCAAGGGCATCGCGATGAACGGCGTCGAGCCGACGTACGTGAACATCGCCGACTTCAGCTATCCGGGTGCCCGCCCGCTGTTCATCTACGTGAAGAAGCAGCACATCGGCGCGATCCCGGGCCTCGAAGGCTTCCTCGCTCAGTGGGGCCAGATGTGGGGCAAGGACGGCCCGCTCACTTCGATCGGCCTGATCGCCAATCCGGACGACAAGGGCGCCGACATGACGTCGCGGCTAACCGCCCTGCCTACCCTTGACGGGACCGAGTTGAAGTAA
- the pstC gene encoding phosphate ABC transporter permease subunit PstC gives MSITILFLLALGLGVAGWLAGRARAWSFQSADPGRRLRARPNYHGWYLALWIAVPAILFVALWGALAPELVNRSVLAHPAASSLPEFGIQRDTILSEARAVAEGSANAVFNDEAQGLVQPFRDAIAQYRLIGITATIVIAFLAGVFAFLRLRPDFAARTRVERSVMALLLVASLVAILTTLGIFVSLIFETLRFFGMVGPIDFLFGTQWSPNLGSASTTPDPTEYGAIPLFWGTIFIGAIIAMIVAIPLGMMSAIYLTQYARPATRKWLKPALEILAGVPTVVYGYFAALTVAPFVRDLANGVGIQNASSESALAAGLVMGVMIIPFVSSMADDSMAAVPSAMRDGSLAMGATESETIKKVLVPAALPGIVAGVMLAVSRAIGETMIVVMAAGAAANLTANPLEAMTTVTYQIVALLTGENSFDHPATLAAFALGFVLFLVTLGLNFIALRVVKRFREAYE, from the coding sequence ATGTCGATTACCATCCTCTTTCTCCTCGCTCTGGGTCTCGGGGTCGCGGGCTGGCTTGCCGGCCGCGCCCGCGCCTGGAGTTTCCAGAGCGCGGACCCCGGGCGCCGATTGCGTGCCCGGCCGAACTATCATGGGTGGTATCTTGCCTTGTGGATCGCCGTTCCGGCGATCCTCTTCGTTGCGCTGTGGGGTGCGCTGGCGCCGGAACTGGTCAACCGGTCCGTGCTCGCCCACCCCGCCGCTTCTTCGCTGCCCGAATTCGGCATCCAGCGGGACACGATCCTGTCGGAAGCCCGCGCCGTTGCGGAAGGCTCCGCCAATGCCGTCTTCAATGACGAAGCGCAGGGTCTGGTGCAGCCCTTCCGCGATGCGATCGCGCAATACCGCCTGATCGGTATCACCGCGACCATCGTCATCGCCTTTCTTGCCGGCGTCTTCGCCTTCCTGCGCCTGCGCCCCGATTTCGCCGCCCGCACGCGGGTGGAGCGCAGCGTCATGGCGCTGCTGCTGGTCGCCTCGCTCGTCGCGATCCTGACGACGCTCGGCATCTTCGTGTCGCTCATCTTCGAAACGCTGCGCTTCTTCGGCATGGTCGGCCCGATCGATTTCCTGTTCGGCACGCAGTGGAGCCCCAACCTCGGCAGCGCATCGACCACCCCCGACCCCACCGAATACGGCGCGATCCCGCTGTTCTGGGGCACCATCTTCATCGGTGCGATTATTGCCATGATCGTCGCCATCCCGCTCGGAATGATGAGCGCGATCTACCTCACGCAATATGCCCGCCCGGCCACGCGCAAGTGGCTGAAACCCGCGCTGGAGATCCTCGCCGGGGTTCCCACGGTGGTCTACGGCTATTTCGCCGCGCTGACCGTGGCGCCGTTCGTGCGCGACCTTGCAAACGGGGTCGGCATCCAGAACGCCTCGAGCGAAAGCGCGCTTGCTGCAGGCCTGGTGATGGGCGTGATGATCATCCCCTTCGTTTCCTCCATGGCCGACGACAGCATGGCCGCGGTGCCCAGCGCAATGCGCGACGGCAGCCTGGCGATGGGCGCGACGGAAAGCGAGACGATCAAGAAGGTCCTCGTCCCCGCCGCCCTGCCGGGTATCGTCGCAGGCGTGATGCTGGCCGTCAGTCGCGCGATCGGCGAGACGATGATCGTCGTCATGGCCGCCGGCGCTGCCGCCAACCTGACGGCCAACCCGCTCGAAGCGATGACCACGGTCACGTACCAGATCGTTGCCCTGCTGACGGGCGAGAACAGTTTCGACCACCCCGCCACGCTCGCCGCGTTTGCACTGGGCTTCGTCCTGTTCCTCGTCACCCTCGGCCTCAATTTCATCGCCCTGCGCGTCGTCAAGAGGTTCCGCGAAGCCTATGAGTAA
- the pstA gene encoding phosphate ABC transporter permease PstA, protein MSKAALPPTRTDAYRARLKTRYGKERRFKLLGLGAIIFSVAMLLFLLGTMTWNGIGGFQRAEARVDFDFPTLGLAMDDNTLASPQAVPQLETAGLREIVEFSAEEQLGAAATELNGEAWRVAARRIVADPSILRTESSIWLPVSDDLAAGLDGSGTPEMVALARQLDSEDRLAKNFDPDFLTRSDATDPQLVGIWGALKGTLLTMLVTLLLAFPIGVLSALYLEEYAPKNRWTDLIEVSINNLAAVPSIIFGLLGLGVFLTIFPNFRSAPLIGGMTLALMTMPVIVISGRNAIKAVPPSIRDGALAVGASKMQTVFHHVLPLALPGILTGTIIGMARALGETAPLLLIGMRAFVATPPSDVTAPATVLPVQIFLWSDEIDRGFVERTSAAIIVLLIVLLVMNAAAIYLRNRFEKRW, encoded by the coding sequence ATGAGTAAGGCCGCCCTCCCCCCGACCCGGACCGACGCCTATCGTGCGCGGCTGAAGACCCGTTACGGCAAGGAACGGCGCTTCAAGCTGCTGGGCCTCGGCGCCATCATCTTCTCTGTCGCGATGCTGCTGTTCCTGCTCGGCACGATGACGTGGAACGGCATCGGCGGTTTCCAGCGGGCCGAGGCGCGCGTGGACTTCGATTTCCCGACGCTGGGCCTTGCGATGGACGACAACACGCTCGCCAGCCCGCAGGCCGTGCCCCAGCTGGAAACCGCGGGCCTGCGCGAGATCGTCGAATTCTCCGCCGAAGAGCAGCTCGGTGCTGCCGCAACCGAACTGAATGGCGAGGCGTGGCGCGTCGCGGCCCGCCGCATCGTGGCGGACCCCTCCATCCTGCGGACCGAAAGCTCCATCTGGTTGCCGGTGTCGGACGACCTGGCCGCCGGTCTCGACGGCAGCGGTACGCCGGAAATGGTCGCGCTGGCCCGCCAGCTCGACAGCGAGGACCGCCTGGCCAAGAATTTCGACCCGGACTTCCTGACCCGCTCCGACGCAACGGACCCGCAGCTGGTCGGCATCTGGGGCGCACTCAAGGGCACGTTGCTGACGATGCTGGTCACTCTGCTGCTGGCGTTCCCGATTGGCGTGCTTTCAGCCCTCTATCTCGAGGAATACGCGCCCAAGAACCGCTGGACCGACCTGATCGAGGTTTCGATCAACAACCTTGCCGCGGTCCCGTCGATCATCTTCGGCCTGCTCGGCCTCGGCGTGTTCCTGACGATCTTTCCCAATTTCCGCTCCGCCCCGCTGATCGGCGGGATGACGCTGGCGCTGATGACGATGCCGGTCATCGTCATTTCGGGCCGCAACGCGATCAAGGCGGTGCCGCCGAGCATCCGCGACGGTGCGCTCGCCGTGGGTGCCTCCAAGATGCAGACCGTGTTCCACCACGTACTGCCGCTCGCCCTTCCCGGCATCCTGACCGGCACGATCATCGGCATGGCCCGCGCCCTGGGCGAGACCGCCCCGCTGCTGCTGATCGGGATGCGCGCCTTCGTCGCCACCCCGCCGAGCGACGTGACCGCGCCGGCCACGGTGCTGCCGGTGCAGATATTTCTCTGGTCGGACGAAATCGACCGCGGCTTCGTGGAGCGTACCTCTGCCGCGATCATCGTCCTGCTGATTGTGCTACTGGTCATGAACGCGGCCGCGATCTACCTTCGCAACCGCTTCGAGAAGAGATGGTGA